One window from the genome of Bacillus tianshenii encodes:
- a CDS encoding antibiotic biosynthesis monooxygenase family protein, with translation MYVVMNELHLPKEAKEPMKKRFGASADNMKEVPGCIEFMFLDNEKEDGKLIVFTKWESKEDYENWVNSEAFRKAHSEGGKQGGGGQGGQGQPGGNELHAYEVVYHT, from the coding sequence ATGTACGTTGTTATGAATGAACTTCACCTTCCAAAGGAAGCAAAAGAACCAATGAAGAAGCGTTTCGGCGCTAGCGCTGACAACATGAAAGAAGTGCCTGGCTGCATCGAATTCATGTTCTTAGACAACGAGAAAGAAGACGGCAAACTAATCGTCTTCACAAAATGGGAATCAAAAGAAGACTACGAAAATTGGGTAAACAGCGAAGCATTCCGCAAAGCCCACTCAGAAGGCGGCAAACAAGGCGGAGGCGGCCAAGGTGGCCAAGGCCAACCAGGCGGCAACGAGCTTCACGCATACGAAGTTGTATATCATACATAA
- a CDS encoding PrkA family serine protein kinase, which translates to MDILKRIEEYREEERSLQWEGTFAEYLEILKERPEVAQSAHARVYNMIKDAGVEEEEDKGKKFKFFSNDMYGIDEAVERLVEEYFHPAAKRLDVRKRILLLMGPVSGGKSTLVTLLKRGLEQYSRTEEGAVYAIKGCPMHEDPLHLIPPHLREAFYQEYGVRVEGNLSPLNLMRLEEEYGGRIEDVMVERVFLSEDKRVGIGTFSPSDPKSQDIADLTGSIDFSTIAEYGSESDPRAYRFDGELNKANRGMMEFQEMLKCDEKFLWHLLSLTQEGNFKAGRFALISADELIVAHTNEAEYRSFISNKKNEALHSRIIVMPIPYNLKVTQEERIYQKMIRDSDMAHVHIAPHTLKVAAMFTILTRLKEPKKSGVDLIKKMRLYDGEDVEGFNDVDVEEMKQEFSDEGMKGIDPRYVINRISSAIIRKEVPTINALDVLRSLKDGLMQHASISEEDRERYLNFISVARKEYDELAKKEVQKAFVYSYDESAKTLMDNYLDNVEAYCNKNKIRDPLTGEEMNPDEKLMRSIEEQIGISENAKKAFREEILIRISAYARKGKRFDYNSHERLREAIQKKLFADLKDVVKITTSTKTPDEQQLKKINEVVATLIDEYGYNSTSANELLRYVGSLLNR; encoded by the coding sequence ATGGATATTTTAAAAAGGATTGAAGAGTACCGTGAGGAAGAAAGAAGTTTGCAATGGGAAGGTACCTTCGCGGAGTATTTAGAAATTCTTAAGGAACGTCCCGAAGTTGCCCAGTCTGCTCATGCACGGGTTTACAATATGATAAAAGATGCGGGTGTTGAAGAGGAAGAAGACAAAGGCAAGAAGTTTAAGTTTTTCAGTAATGATATGTATGGCATCGATGAAGCGGTTGAAAGACTTGTTGAAGAATATTTTCACCCTGCAGCGAAACGATTGGATGTTCGTAAGCGGATTCTGTTGTTAATGGGGCCTGTAAGTGGCGGTAAGTCGACGCTTGTTACGTTGCTGAAGAGAGGGCTTGAACAGTACTCTCGGACAGAGGAAGGCGCTGTTTATGCGATTAAGGGCTGTCCAATGCATGAGGATCCCCTTCACTTGATTCCACCACATTTACGTGAAGCATTTTATCAGGAGTATGGCGTTCGGGTTGAAGGGAATTTGTCTCCGTTGAACTTGATGAGGCTTGAGGAAGAGTATGGGGGAAGAATTGAAGATGTAATGGTTGAGCGTGTCTTCTTATCAGAGGATAAGCGGGTTGGGATTGGAACGTTTAGTCCGTCTGATCCGAAGTCGCAGGATATTGCGGACTTAACTGGGAGCATTGATTTTTCAACGATTGCTGAGTATGGTTCAGAGTCTGACCCGCGTGCATACCGCTTTGATGGAGAGCTTAATAAGGCGAACCGCGGGATGATGGAGTTCCAGGAGATGCTGAAGTGTGATGAGAAGTTCTTATGGCACTTACTGTCACTGACGCAGGAAGGAAATTTCAAAGCTGGCCGTTTTGCATTAATTAGTGCAGATGAGCTGATTGTGGCGCATACGAATGAGGCGGAGTATCGTTCGTTTATTTCGAATAAGAAAAATGAAGCGCTCCACTCTCGTATTATTGTGATGCCGATTCCTTATAACCTTAAGGTGACACAGGAAGAGCGAATTTATCAGAAAATGATTCGTGACAGTGATATGGCGCATGTGCATATTGCTCCGCATACGTTAAAGGTTGCGGCGATGTTTACGATTTTGACGAGGCTGAAGGAGCCGAAGAAATCAGGCGTTGATTTGATTAAGAAGATGCGCTTGTACGATGGGGAAGATGTTGAAGGCTTCAATGATGTGGATGTCGAAGAAATGAAGCAAGAATTCTCGGATGAGGGGATGAAAGGGATTGACCCTCGTTATGTTATTAACCGTATTTCATCCGCGATTATCCGCAAAGAAGTCCCGACAATTAATGCGCTTGACGTACTGCGCAGCTTGAAGGATGGCTTAATGCAGCATGCCTCTATTTCAGAGGAAGACCGGGAGCGGTACTTGAATTTCATTTCAGTGGCGCGTAAGGAATACGATGAGTTGGCGAAGAAAGAAGTACAGAAGGCATTTGTTTATTCCTATGATGAATCAGCGAAGACGCTTATGGATAACTACCTTGATAACGTCGAGGCTTACTGTAATAAAAACAAAATTCGCGACCCGTTAACAGGTGAAGAGATGAATCCAGATGAGAAATTGATGCGCTCAATTGAGGAGCAAATTGGAATCTCTGAAAATGCGAAAAAAGCGTTTCGTGAAGAAATTCTTATCCGCATTTCAGCATACGCTCGCAAAGGGAAAAGGTTCGATTACAATTCACATGAACGCCTTCGCGAAGCCATTCAGAAGAAGCTGTTTGCGGACTTGAAGGATGTTGTGAAGATTACGACATCCACGAAGACACCGGATGAACAGCAGTTGAAGAAGATTAATGAAGTTGTTGCGACGTTGATTGATGAATACGGCTATAACTCCACATCTGCCAATGAATTACTGCGTTATGTTGGAAGCTTACTGAACCGCTAA
- a CDS encoding DUF4309 domain-containing protein, whose translation MKFKVPLLLFLLLMFVLSACSDETAKTPEPPADDVQETETPEESEPAPPQETKPSLSLEDFAQGKLDGLRVSLGATKEEIVKEYGEPQEEGAFEGTNYLIYEHFNLSLPPYDPRLNAVELKTDELTMFGVHPGMSLDEIKDVLGEPEYEGLNEKNGGWLLHYQAGGNDVYIEAKNNNDKVNIIRFIARELPEE comes from the coding sequence ATGAAATTCAAGGTGCCATTGTTATTATTTTTATTATTGATGTTCGTATTAAGCGCCTGCAGCGATGAAACAGCGAAAACGCCAGAACCTCCTGCAGACGACGTCCAAGAAACCGAAACGCCAGAAGAATCTGAACCTGCTCCTCCACAAGAGACGAAGCCTTCCTTATCATTAGAAGATTTCGCTCAAGGGAAGCTTGACGGCCTTCGTGTATCATTAGGGGCAACAAAAGAAGAGATTGTTAAAGAATACGGAGAACCTCAAGAAGAGGGAGCGTTCGAAGGAACGAATTATCTTATTTATGAACACTTTAACCTCTCCTTACCTCCCTATGACCCTCGCTTAAATGCCGTTGAATTGAAAACAGATGAACTTACAATGTTTGGCGTTCACCCAGGCATGTCGCTTGATGAAATTAAAGATGTCCTTGGCGAACCTGAGTATGAAGGGTTAAATGAAAAAAACGGCGGGTGGCTTCTCCATTATCAAGCTGGCGGCAATGATGTCTATATCGAAGCAAAGAACAATAATGACAAAGTAAATATCATTCGCTTTATTGCCCGCGAATTGCCAGAAGAATAA
- a CDS encoding phosphoglycerate mutase family protein: MKLTAIRHLPTEWNESGLLQGSRDIPIISSVSDEMMMKIGKNKEQLALGAPYDMILTSGLVRTQQTAELHGFTDYKAEPLLNELDFGELEGKHKDLLLERWGHEWRNEPHTLTFGERMTDMEKRIRTFLEHYQKYENILMFGHGTWLRALRALYETGEIKSMNQQMVANCDLLTFDLQDSKITS, from the coding sequence ATGAAGCTTACGGCGATACGGCATTTGCCGACAGAATGGAATGAAAGCGGCCTTCTACAAGGAAGTCGTGATATCCCGATTATTTCGTCAGTATCAGATGAAATGATGATGAAAATAGGCAAAAATAAAGAACAACTCGCGTTAGGCGCACCTTATGACATGATCTTAACGAGTGGTCTAGTAAGAACCCAGCAGACAGCGGAGCTGCATGGTTTCACTGATTATAAAGCAGAGCCACTGTTAAATGAACTTGATTTCGGGGAACTAGAAGGAAAGCATAAGGATCTGTTGCTTGAACGCTGGGGACATGAATGGCGGAATGAGCCGCATACACTTACATTCGGAGAGCGGATGACAGATATGGAGAAGCGAATTCGTACGTTTCTAGAGCATTACCAGAAGTACGAGAATATCTTAATGTTTGGGCATGGAACATGGCTGCGTGCATTGCGTGCTCTCTATGAAACAGGCGAAATAAAGTCGATGAATCAGCAGATGGTCGCAAACTGTGACTTGCTGACCTTTGATTTGCAGGATTCGAAGATTACAAGTTAG